The Miscanthus floridulus cultivar M001 chromosome 6, ASM1932011v1, whole genome shotgun sequence genomic interval GCTAATTGGCGAGTGTTTTTTCTAGAACTCTTGAGTCTTGAATTATAAAAAGAAACAGAGACATTCGATCCCTTTTTCAGAAAGCAGTAAAGAAGGCGGCTGCTATTGACCCACCTCTGGATGAAAATATTGTGGAACAGTAGAATCAAGTTGAAGAAATTGCAGATCATTTGCCCTCGTCCCCGCTAGCATCACCGCCACCGCCCGCATCAAAGCCGCCGGCGTATGACATCAATCGCCTACTATATGATCTAGGTGAAAGGCTGCCCATTGAAGATTATCCTAttaatgatcaagatgcaatcCGTAGAGCATATATTACTAAAGGTGCTTGCAAACCTTATATACATGATTTTCCATACCGAAACATTGGAGGCGTACCTCGTCGATTCAGTATACAATGGTTGTATAATTATGAGTGGCTCGAATATAGTGTCAAGAAGGATTCTGCATTTTgcttcatatgctacttgttcaaGAAGGGCAGTGGGTCAAAAACTTTTATTGTTGATGGATGGAATAATTGGAATATAGGAAACACAGCACTTCTCAAACATTCTGGTTCTAGGGCACATAAAGCAGCTCAAGAGAGGTACATTGGTTTTATGAATCCCAAGGTAGCAATTGATTATAACATTGACAAGTGGAGTGAGGAGGAGCTTCGTCTTTACAAGAAAAGATTGACATATTCACTTAGatgtatcaagtttcttttgcatcaaggATTGACATTCCGtggacatgatgaaagtgaagagtcTAGCAATAGAGGCAACTTCATTGAACTTTTAAAGTTTCTTGCAGGAAATAGTGAAGAAGTGAACAAGGATGTCTTGAACAATGCACCAGGTAATTGCACTTTGACTAGCCCAAAGATACAAAAGCAAATTATTCACTGTTGTGCCATAGAAATtagaaagaaaataattgaggaacttggtgatgagccctatgcaattttagctgatgagtctagtgatatatcacataaagaacaactagctcttTGCTTGTGTTATGTTGATAAACTTGAAAGGCCATGTGAgcactttattggagttgttcatgtagatgatactacctcTTTGTCACTTAAGAAAGCAATTGAAGTTTTACTTGCTAGTAATGGATTGAGTATGCAGCAGATTAGAGGTCAAGGTTATGATAGGGCTAGCAATATGAAAGGATATATTAAAGGGCTCAAaactttaatcatgcaagaatcaccttccgcttattatattcattgctttgcacatcaactccaactagtTCTTGTTACTATTGTCAAAGGAAATACTGACTACAAGACTTTTTTTGATCAAATATCTATCTTGTTGAACATTGTTGGGGTTTCTTGCAAGCGTCATGATATGCTTCGAAATGCTAGGCTTGAGAATGTCCAGAAAGCACTAGAGTGTGGTGAGTTTGAATTAGGGAGTGGATTAAATCAAGAGATGGGTTTGCCTAGGCCTGGTGACACTTGGTGGGGCTCTCATTACAAAACTATATGTAGCATCATCACTATATATTCCTCAATTCATGATGTgctcattgaacttggtgctgATAATGCATATAAGGAAGATTGGACAAAGATACATTTTGTGCTTAGAGCATTTGAAACCTTTGAGTTTATTTTTTTTGTGCACTTAATGTATGTTATTCTTGGATATACAAATGAGTTATCCGAGTGCTTGCAGAGAAGGGAtcaagatattcttaatgcaatctcacttgttaatgtggcaaagaGCAGAATGCAGGAGTTGAGGTCTAATGGTTGGGATAATTTTCTTCAGAAGGTCACTTCTTTTTTTATtaaacatggtgttgaagttTCTGCTATGGATGGTGCTTATGTGCCTTATGGAAAATCAGCACGGTATGCTCGTGCCCGGAACCAAACAAATGATGACCATTTTCGAAGAGAAGTATAcattggtgtcattgatcaaattAGTCAAGAGCTATAATCGGTTTGATGAGATCAATATGGAGCTACTCTCTTGTATGTCAGCCTTCAGTCCTTCCAACTCCTTTGCTTCTTTTGATGCACGGAAGGTACGTAGATTGGCTGAATTTTATCCTAAGGACTTCTCCAACAATGATTTGTTAAAACTTGAATTGCAACTTGATAATTATATTATGACATGCGATAAGATGCTAGCTTCCAAGGTCTAGACAAcattgttgatctctcagttaagcttgttgaaACAAAGATGCACAAAGTGTATGATATGGTGTACTTGCTTCTCAAATTGATATTGCTTTTACCAGTGGCAACTGCgagtgttgaaagggtattttctgcatTGGTTATAGTGAAAACAAAGTTAAGGAATAAGATAGGTGATACTGTTTtggatgattgtctagtcacATTTATTGAGCGGAATATTTTCTTCTAAGTTAATAAAGAATATAATGGAGACATTCATGTCATTGAGAAAGCGGCGGATAAACAAGTAATATTGTAAGTatcatattgttatatttcgaaGTATTTGTATTTCATTTGAACAATTTATATTAAGATTTGACGTCGTTTCACCGAATTATAATATGGTTTTACCGAATTATAAATGATTTACCAAATTatataagaattttttttttgcggcGCATACCCTATGTAAAAATCCTAGGTCCGCCACTGCATATATGCACTTCAATCCACGTATATTAAAGTGGATTAAAATAAAACCTAGTTTAATTACGCACCAATCCACTCTCACGTACGTGCATCTACATGAGAcgtagcagcagccagcagctctCGGATGCGTTGAATCGCGGAGAGAGCAGTACGGGTGAAAACACGGCTCGCACAGTCGCGCACGGGGAGCAGAAGAAACCCGAACCGTGGCTGCTGTCTTCTCTGTCCTCTTCCGATCCGCGCTCATGTTGTTGCGTCCCATCGAACCCGCTATCCAATCCAAGGAACAGAACAAGAACATCCAGCTAGGCTAGGCGGCCAGCCGCACGTGGTCGCCGCTCATCTCCGGAATTTCCGAGACGATTCGGCTCTGACCCAGCGAGTGCGGCCGACGACTGGTCTCCGACGCCGCGTGGGGTCCTCAGGACCACGAGCGTCCGTCATCTCACATTCTCACTTGCGGCGGCGTGGTGGTGTTGCAACAGAAAGGGGGCCGGCCGCGTGGTTAAGCACCACGTACACATAGGGTGTGATCGGATGTTGGCATAGAAATTGCATTGCATTAAGGGTCATGCAGCTATTCTTGCATAAATGAATGTAATTTATTGTAGTTTGGTTTGCCTACATTACTCTATTGCATGGTTTATACATCTGTTTGGTTAAATATAGAGTGGTATCATCCATATAGTATTCCGTGTTTGGTTGGACTAATACCATGAGATTGGAGTTGGCAATTCCTCGAACACCCTCACTGCGTTCCACCATGAACACCACCGTAGAGCACACGCACCCAGAGAAACTAAGGATACATTTAGTAGATTTTTGTAAAAATATTTCAAATTCAGATTCACTGAAGAAAAATTTCGTACCAATGTTTCAAATTCACGTTCTCTCGAGAAAACTTTTTAGCTAATAAATAAGCATCACTATGGCTCACTGCTATAATGCTTGCTACAATGACCTTGGAGTCAGAGCACTGAAGAGCCATGCCAAATGACTCCTGATTTTTTTATGGTTTCTATATAGACATAATTTCTTATATAAATATCCATTTTCTTCTCTCTTCTACTTAATTCCAATATCACATCAATATTTTGTTTAATGCTATAGAAATTAATCCATTGCGATCACCCTTAGTGGTAGTAGAGGGAGTGATGTTGTTGTTATCGATAGAAAAAGATAGGGGAGTGTGAGATCTTTTCCAAGACCCAAAAGAACAGAAGCATGCAGGTGAAAGGTTGCAACTTGTAAGTTTACAAGTTGGGTGTAGATATGTATAAGCTTATAGGTCTAGCTAGTCGCTAAGGATCTTAATCTATGGGCTATATTTTGAGTGTTAGTCGCCGTTGAGTGTTAGGGGTATGCCACGAGCATAAGctttttcttccctttttgcaggCTAATTAAAAAACTTTTGAGTAGCAGTAGCGGGTTTATAGTCTGATTACGTTTGCTGacacatttatatatatacaaaagAATTGCATATATAGTCGCCATGCGGCCAATTTGTTAAGAGATGACATCATTCTTTCCCTCTCTCTCGCCGGGGTCCAAACTACTCCTTGGATTAATTAGCCTTCTCGAGAGAATGCTAGTGTGATGCTTCTaaaagtgatgagcaataaagTGTGATCGTGACATTATCTATCTATCTTTTTTTTATCTCACCACTTCACAAGGCATCAATTGCTTTTGGAGAGGCCA includes:
- the LOC136461058 gene encoding uncharacterized protein: MDYGSGHVRPKHALDPGLVYTRNTALLKHSGSRAHKAAQERYIGFMNPKVAIDYNIDKWSEEELRLYKKRLTYSLRCIKFLLHQGLTFRGHDESEESSNRGNFIELLKFLAGNSEEVNKDVLNNAPGNCTLTSPKIQKQIIHCCAIEIRKKIIEELGDEPYAILADESSDISHKEQLALCLCYVDKLERPCEHFIGVVHVDDTTSLSLKKAIEVLLASNGLSMQQIRGQGYDRASNMKGYIKGLKTLIMQESPSAYYIHCFAHQLQLVLVTIVKGNTDYKTFFDQISILLNIVGVSCKRHDMLRNARLENVQKALECGEFELGSGLNQEMGLPRPGDTWWGSHYKTICSIITIYSSIHDVLIELGADNAYKEDWTKIHFVLRAFETFEFIFFVHLMYVILGYTNELSECLQRRDQDILNAISLVNVAKSRMQELRSNGWDNFLQKVTSFFIKHGVEVSAMDGAYVPYGKSARYARARNQTNDDHFRREVYIGVIDQISQEL